From a single Nostoc sp. MS1 genomic region:
- a CDS encoding universal stress protein: protein MLARLQSAMGRNDLIDKMVLLPEPQETQVTSSINLIVGYDASPNSHAALDIAFWIAHQTRLATNQQVTVQAVYVLEESCPVDYSNILSFGKRTPTKELSISEQTKSVTSVITQPQLTDIKSYLQTDTITPLQEADRVLWQARSLAEEWQGSFKSHLRFGCVSTELRKVAELEAADILFIGCKSAYHPLIQNLGSDFPCAVLGIPESMDE from the coding sequence CAAAATGGTATTATTACCAGAACCTCAAGAAACTCAAGTAACGTCATCAATCAACTTAATTGTCGGTTATGACGCTTCTCCTAATAGTCATGCTGCACTAGATATCGCCTTTTGGATTGCCCACCAAACCAGATTAGCGACTAATCAACAAGTCACAGTGCAAGCTGTTTATGTATTAGAAGAAAGTTGTCCAGTTGACTATAGTAATATCTTGAGCTTTGGTAAACGTACACCAACAAAAGAATTGTCTATAAGTGAACAAACAAAGTCTGTGACATCTGTGATAACTCAACCACAATTGACAGACATCAAGTCATATTTGCAAACAGACACAATCACACCTTTGCAAGAAGCAGATAGAGTTCTTTGGCAAGCTAGAAGTTTAGCCGAAGAATGGCAAGGTTCGTTTAAATCTCATTTACGCTTTGGTTGTGTGAGTACAGAATTAAGAAAAGTGGCAGAGTTAGAAGCTGCTGACATATTATTTATAGGTTGTAAATCTGCCTATCATCCCTTAATTCAAAATTTAGGTTCTGATTTTCCTTGTGCTGTCTTAGGTATTCCCGAATCGATGGATGAATAA
- a CDS encoding SLC13 family permease — protein MENWQALLSVIVFISVIFLIMTEWVHLTIAALLGALILVFTNVMTLQEAVAYIGNSHGTLGLFFGVMVLVRAFEPTKIFDYLATQIVILAKGDGKRLLLGIVGIVTPICAVLPNATTVMLLAPLIPPMAQEIGINFVPLLILMVLIANSAGLLTLVGDPATFIVGDAVNISFIDYLGRLSLGGVIAVVTVTATLPFLFRKIWHTKLENLAELPHPQINHPRVLSLGAVIVAFVLLFFVIGESLPIPISPAAVALLGAALALLLAHQSKLDTVNNILRDVDWSTLIFFMSIFVLIGGLEKTGIINSLSGVLAAILGKNIILGSLVLLFLVGILSSVVPNIPLVVAMVPLLKQYVVTVGLAPTEVLARDFSGQFPPEVLPLFYAMMFGATLGGNGTLVGASSNIVAAGISEQHGRRISFKTFLHYGVPVTILQLVTSALYVLIRFLI, from the coding sequence GTGGAAAACTGGCAAGCACTCCTAAGTGTCATAGTATTTATCAGCGTTATTTTCCTAATTATGACCGAATGGGTGCATTTAACTATTGCTGCATTGTTAGGAGCATTAATATTAGTCTTTACCAACGTCATGACTTTACAAGAAGCTGTTGCTTACATTGGTAATAGTCATGGCACATTAGGTTTATTCTTTGGGGTAATGGTCTTGGTGAGAGCATTTGAACCCACAAAAATATTTGATTATTTAGCAACACAAATAGTAATACTGGCAAAAGGTGATGGTAAACGCCTCCTGTTGGGTATTGTTGGTATCGTGACTCCGATTTGTGCAGTCTTACCCAATGCCACAACAGTAATGTTATTAGCACCTCTAATTCCACCAATGGCTCAGGAAATAGGCATAAATTTTGTTCCCTTACTTATATTGATGGTTTTAATAGCTAATAGTGCTGGATTGCTCACATTAGTTGGTGATCCAGCTACATTTATTGTGGGTGATGCTGTTAATATTAGCTTTATAGATTATTTAGGAAGATTAAGCTTAGGCGGTGTTATCGCTGTTGTCACCGTGACTGCAACCCTACCATTTTTATTTCGGAAAATTTGGCATACCAAATTAGAAAATTTGGCAGAACTACCACATCCACAAATTAATCATCCACGAGTATTAAGTTTAGGTGCAGTAATTGTTGCCTTTGTACTACTGTTTTTTGTCATTGGTGAATCTCTACCTATACCAATTTCCCCGGCTGCGGTGGCTTTATTAGGGGCAGCTTTAGCTTTACTATTAGCTCATCAGAGTAAGCTGGACACAGTTAATAATATTTTACGAGATGTAGACTGGAGTACATTGATATTTTTCATGAGTATTTTTGTGCTGATTGGTGGCTTAGAAAAAACAGGTATAATTAACAGTTTATCGGGAGTATTAGCTGCAATTTTAGGTAAAAATATTATCTTGGGTTCCTTGGTTTTATTATTTCTGGTTGGTATATTATCCAGTGTTGTTCCCAATATTCCCCTAGTTGTGGCAATGGTTCCCTTACTCAAACAATATGTTGTGACAGTAGGGTTAGCACCAACAGAAGTTTTAGCGCGAGATTTTTCAGGACAGTTTCCACCGGAGGTTTTACCTTTGTTTTATGCAATGATGTTTGGTGCAACGTTGGGAGGTAATGGCACACTTGTAGGCGCATCTTCTAACATCGTGGCTGCTGGTATTTCGGAACAGCACGGACGGCGTATTTCTTTTAAAACTTTCCTTCACTATGGCGTTCCAGTAACAATATTACAACTGGTGACTTCTGCTTTATATGTGTTAATTCGGTTTTTGATATAA
- a CDS encoding GNAT family N-acetyltransferase: MKLTFQTLHKDHALAILNWRYTPPYDFYNFNADTVLEDLRYLLDPKNAFYVILNSLGELEGYCSFGADGQVPGGDYRVEALDLGMGIRPDLTGLRHGKYYAQGVIKYGADRYEAQLFRVTIAQFNKRAQRVWQKLGFEQVEEFSKISSREKFVIMTRAV; encoded by the coding sequence ATGAAACTTACATTTCAAACACTCCACAAGGATCATGCGTTGGCAATTCTTAACTGGCGCTATACTCCCCCATACGATTTTTATAACTTTAACGCTGATACCGTCCTTGAAGATTTGCGCTATCTGCTTGACCCAAAAAATGCTTTTTACGTAATTTTAAACTCACTAGGAGAACTCGAAGGCTATTGTTCTTTCGGAGCGGATGGTCAAGTGCCTGGTGGCGACTATAGGGTTGAAGCATTGGACTTAGGTATGGGGATACGACCAGACTTAACAGGACTTAGACATGGCAAGTACTATGCCCAAGGTGTGATCAAGTATGGGGCTGATCGATATGAAGCGCAATTATTTCGGGTGACGATAGCGCAGTTCAATAAACGAGCGCAACGTGTGTGGCAGAAGTTAGGATTTGAGCAGGTAGAAGAGTTTAGCAAAATTAGTAGTAGGGAAAAGTTTGTGATTATGACTCGCGCAGTCTAA
- a CDS encoding high light inducible protein, whose translation MANTETRPSTDLPTVAKAYNGVDRNAFIFGWTPQAELWNGRLAAIGFLAYLLWDLAGYSVLRDVLRIIGY comes from the coding sequence ATGGCTAACACTGAAACTCGTCCATCTACTGATTTACCAACAGTTGCTAAAGCATACAACGGTGTAGACCGTAACGCTTTCATCTTTGGTTGGACACCCCAAGCGGAATTGTGGAATGGTCGCTTGGCTGCGATCGGCTTTTTAGCTTACTTGCTGTGGGATTTAGCAGGTTACAGCGTCCTGCGTGACGTATTACGCATCATCGGTTACTAA